From one Enterococcus sp. DIV2402 genomic stretch:
- a CDS encoding glycoside hydrolase family 32 protein, whose translation MNYTVERANRYIKNNKEKVNPQFRQKIHAQPPIGWMNDPNGFIAINDKLHLFYQFYPYDSVWGPMHWGHMTSTDGLTWQDQPVALAPDHVFDEKGCFSGTAVLVDNQLILMYTGCEQINGQAIQQQCIATSTNFKDFDKSTENPVISTINCPSFISAVDFRDPKIIYRKGRYYALIVTKTPASEGQIVLFESLDCKEWNFKSILLTGNKELGIMWECPDLLTIDGKDILILSAIEMPSQKEKFTNLSSCIYFVGNMNWETGQYSYDYYEEIDAGLDFYAPQMTIFKNKPVLISWMQMWDRNIPTHELNHLWAGCMTSVRQLSIENGQLIQRPLTHSITDKLFLKTNMAEIIPLNTQPKYLKIEFVPENNFNIQFQNKIGEILSLKKEGTFFTLSREKMQTTILGKEKDFQNYRIYDSKGMLRENFVEIILDTSSIEVFIGNGQKTMSMRFFPTMPLSTCQIIENE comes from the coding sequence ATGAATTATACAGTAGAAAGAGCAAATCGATATATTAAAAATAATAAAGAAAAAGTAAATCCTCAATTTCGTCAAAAAATCCATGCACAACCACCAATTGGTTGGATGAATGATCCGAATGGGTTTATTGCAATTAATGATAAACTACATTTATTTTATCAATTTTATCCATATGATAGTGTTTGGGGACCCATGCATTGGGGACACATGACAAGTACAGATGGTCTAACTTGGCAAGATCAACCTGTAGCTCTCGCACCAGACCATGTATTTGACGAAAAAGGCTGTTTTTCTGGTACTGCAGTACTCGTAGATAATCAATTAATTTTAATGTATACAGGCTGTGAACAGATAAATGGCCAAGCTATTCAGCAACAATGTATTGCTACCTCGACTAACTTTAAAGATTTTGATAAAAGTACCGAAAATCCCGTAATTTCGACTATTAATTGTCCATCATTTATTTCAGCTGTTGATTTTAGAGATCCTAAGATTATTTACAGAAAAGGCCGCTATTATGCTCTAATCGTCACGAAAACACCAGCCAGTGAAGGACAAATTGTCTTGTTTGAATCACTGGATTGTAAAGAATGGAACTTCAAATCAATTCTTTTAACTGGAAATAAAGAGTTGGGTATCATGTGGGAATGCCCTGATTTATTGACGATTGATGGTAAAGATATATTAATTCTTTCAGCAATTGAAATGCCTAGTCAAAAAGAGAAGTTTACTAACCTCTCTTCTTGTATTTATTTTGTAGGGAACATGAATTGGGAAACTGGTCAATATAGTTATGATTATTATGAGGAAATCGATGCTGGGTTGGATTTTTACGCTCCACAAATGACTATATTCAAAAATAAACCCGTATTGATTTCTTGGATGCAAATGTGGGATCGTAATATTCCAACCCATGAGTTGAATCATTTATGGGCCGGATGTATGACTAGTGTGCGGCAATTATCTATAGAGAATGGACAACTTATTCAACGACCACTCACACACTCTATCACGGATAAGCTATTTTTAAAAACGAATATGGCAGAAATTATTCCACTGAATACTCAACCGAAGTATCTGAAAATAGAATTTGTACCTGAAAATAATTTTAATATCCAATTTCAAAATAAAATTGGAGAAATACTTAGTTTAAAAAAAGAGGGAACATTTTTTACGCTTTCTCGAGAAAAAATGCAAACTACTATTTTGGGAAAAGAAAAAGACTTTCAAAATTATCGAATATATGATTCAAAAGGTATGTTAAGAGAGAACTTTGTTGAAATTATTTTAGACACATCAAGTATTGAAGTGTTTATTGGTAATGGGCAAAAAACAATGTCTATGCGCTTTTTTCCAACGATGCCTTTATCAACTTGCCAAATAATAGAAAACGAATGA
- a CDS encoding glycoside hydrolase family 13 protein, with amino-acid sequence MANSWWKESVVYQIYPKSFQDSNNDGIGDIKGIISRLDYIKKLGTDVIWICPVYKSPMDDGGYDISDYFQIDEMFGTNEDLDELLEKAKQLDIKVLMDLVVNHTSDEHVWFQEALHNPASKYRDYYIFKEGIDGNPPNNWRSYFGGSAWEPVPNEENMFYLHAFTKKQPDLNWENEEVREEIYAMINYWLDKGLGGFRIDAILNIKKRLEYGIFESDGEDGLAFIGHWILNQPGIEVWLKEMRERTFKPHNSMTVAEADVPNERLDEYIGEDGYYSMVFDFSYTDIDVPETGEWFKDSQWTWTDMRTNIFTNQLVTQDKGWGALYLENHDQPRSINKYIPEEWINDYSKKMLATLFMLLRGTPFIYQGQELGMTNIEMASLEDFDDVATHSQYKRALEYGLAPEQALKAVNKRSRDNSRTPMQWNTQKNAGFSTSDNVWLKVNPNYPELNAEAQLTNQQSVFNYYRQLIELRKNSVYNDVLIYGQFLPVKDKNEHILLYERQLEDKIVLVILNVTATEQEYYVDEQYQQVLINNYEDILLDQSRKLRLRPFESIVLANYGGQL; translated from the coding sequence ATGGCAAATAGTTGGTGGAAAGAATCAGTAGTATATCAAATTTATCCCAAAAGCTTTCAAGATAGCAATAATGATGGGATTGGGGATATCAAAGGAATTATTAGTCGATTAGACTATATCAAAAAGTTAGGAACAGATGTCATTTGGATTTGTCCGGTATATAAATCACCCATGGATGATGGTGGTTATGATATTTCAGACTATTTCCAAATTGATGAAATGTTTGGAACAAATGAAGATTTAGATGAACTACTAGAAAAAGCAAAACAGCTAGATATTAAAGTACTTATGGATTTAGTAGTTAATCACACATCGGATGAGCATGTATGGTTTCAAGAAGCTTTGCATAATCCAGCTAGCAAATATAGAGATTATTATATTTTCAAAGAAGGAATAGATGGGAACCCTCCGAACAATTGGCGTTCTTATTTTGGCGGATCTGCTTGGGAACCAGTTCCAAACGAAGAAAATATGTTTTATTTACACGCATTTACTAAAAAGCAGCCTGATTTGAATTGGGAAAATGAAGAAGTACGTGAAGAAATCTATGCAATGATTAACTATTGGTTAGATAAAGGACTAGGCGGATTTAGAATCGATGCGATATTAAACATCAAAAAAAGACTAGAGTATGGCATCTTTGAATCTGATGGAGAAGATGGGTTAGCCTTCATTGGGCACTGGATTCTTAATCAACCAGGCATTGAAGTGTGGTTAAAAGAGATGAGAGAGCGGACATTTAAACCACATAATAGTATGACGGTAGCAGAAGCCGATGTTCCTAATGAACGTTTAGATGAATATATTGGCGAAGATGGCTATTATTCGATGGTTTTTGATTTTAGTTATACAGATATTGATGTACCTGAAACTGGTGAATGGTTTAAAGATAGCCAATGGACATGGACGGATATGCGTACCAATATTTTTACGAATCAATTAGTTACGCAAGATAAAGGTTGGGGCGCTTTATATTTAGAAAACCACGATCAACCACGTTCAATTAATAAATATATTCCAGAAGAATGGATCAATGATTATAGTAAAAAAATGTTGGCGACGCTTTTTATGTTATTAAGAGGTACCCCTTTTATTTATCAAGGACAAGAACTAGGGATGACCAACATAGAAATGGCATCATTAGAAGATTTTGATGATGTAGCTACACATTCTCAATATAAACGTGCATTAGAATATGGATTGGCACCAGAGCAAGCATTGAAAGCTGTCAATAAACGAAGTCGAGATAATTCTCGAACCCCTATGCAATGGAATACGCAAAAAAATGCCGGATTCTCAACTTCTGATAATGTATGGTTAAAAGTAAATCCTAATTATCCAGAACTCAATGCAGAAGCTCAGCTAACCAATCAACAGTCGGTATTCAATTATTATCGTCAATTAATTGAATTAAGGAAAAATAGTGTATACAATGACGTGCTAATCTACGGACAGTTTCTACCAGTGAAAGATAAAAATGAACATATTTTGCTTTATGAACGACAATTAGAAGATAAAATCGTATTAGTTATCTTAAACGTTACAGCAACGGAACAAGAATATTATGTAGATGAACAGTACCAACAAGTATTAATCAATAATTATGAAGATATTTTATTAGATCAAAGTCGAAAATTGCGTTTACGACCGTTTGAAAGTATTGTATTAGCTAATTATGGAGGACAATTATGA
- a CDS encoding glycoside hydrolase family 13 protein, with translation MTNTLITKDWWKDEVIYQVYPKSFKDSNNDGIGDLNGIREKLLYLKELGITTLWICPIFTSPMIDNGYDIADFEGIDPQFGTMEDFDRLLLEAKKLDIKIILDLVINHTSDEHIWFKKALADKNSKYRDYYIFKEGKEKPNNWRSIFGGSVWEKVPEEDCYYLHVFDKRQPDLNWENPEVRQELYQMINRWLDKGIAGFRIDSITFVKKDQDYSSLPADGVDGLVSCKHKTRNRPGIEVFLNELKKETFEKYNCVTVGEAPGVAYEEFSDFIGEDGYFSMIFDFHYADIDVESGSDWFKRTNWTTKEFKELVIQSQEALQNAGWGANFIENHDQPRALSKLVKEEFQNSEAAKGIGAMYFFLRGTPFIYQGQELGMLNAQRTDIKQFDDISSIDNYYRSIQEGFSEKEALDFVNMRSRDNSRTPMPWDSSQYGGFSTHQPWLEMTKEYPDIHTTDNSVLGFYKEMIALRQHSELHEVLTKGAIDFISEVPENVIAYTREWKNEKIYVLTNLGVNKEKVNLPKAIEKLYLVTHDNVVSGQEITLAPYQSILFK, from the coding sequence ATGACAAATACACTTATAACAAAAGACTGGTGGAAAGATGAAGTTATCTATCAAGTCTATCCAAAAAGCTTTAAAGATTCAAACAATGATGGAATCGGGGATTTAAATGGTATTCGTGAAAAATTACTGTATTTAAAAGAATTAGGTATTACCACTTTATGGATTTGCCCTATTTTTACCTCTCCAATGATTGATAATGGGTATGATATCGCTGATTTTGAAGGGATTGATCCCCAATTTGGTACGATGGAAGATTTTGATCGACTATTGTTAGAAGCCAAAAAATTAGATATTAAAATTATTTTAGATTTAGTGATTAATCATACGTCAGATGAACATATTTGGTTTAAAAAAGCTTTAGCAGATAAAAATAGTAAATATCGTGATTATTATATTTTCAAAGAAGGAAAAGAAAAACCAAATAACTGGCGTTCAATTTTCGGTGGGTCTGTTTGGGAGAAAGTTCCGGAAGAAGATTGTTATTATTTACACGTCTTTGATAAACGTCAACCAGATTTGAATTGGGAAAATCCAGAAGTACGTCAAGAATTGTATCAAATGATTAATCGATGGTTGGATAAAGGGATTGCTGGTTTCCGAATTGATTCAATTACTTTTGTAAAAAAGGATCAAGATTACAGCAGCCTGCCAGCGGATGGGGTAGATGGGTTAGTTTCTTGTAAACATAAAACACGTAATCGCCCAGGAATTGAAGTGTTTTTAAACGAGTTGAAAAAAGAAACATTTGAAAAATATAATTGTGTTACAGTCGGTGAAGCGCCTGGTGTGGCTTATGAAGAGTTTTCAGATTTTATTGGGGAAGATGGTTATTTTTCAATGATTTTTGATTTCCATTATGCTGATATCGATGTAGAATCTGGCTCTGATTGGTTTAAACGTACAAACTGGACAACAAAAGAATTTAAAGAATTAGTTATTCAATCTCAAGAAGCTTTACAAAATGCTGGTTGGGGAGCAAATTTTATCGAGAATCATGATCAACCGCGGGCGTTATCTAAGCTAGTTAAAGAGGAATTTCAAAATTCAGAAGCTGCCAAAGGGATTGGTGCCATGTATTTCTTCTTAAGAGGAACGCCGTTTATTTATCAAGGGCAAGAATTAGGTATGCTTAACGCACAACGAACAGACATTAAACAATTTGACGATATTTCAAGTATTGATAATTATTATCGCTCTATTCAAGAAGGTTTTTCTGAAAAAGAAGCGTTAGATTTTGTTAACATGCGTAGTCGTGATAATTCACGAACTCCAATGCCATGGGACAGTAGTCAATACGGTGGTTTCTCCACTCATCAGCCTTGGTTAGAAATGACAAAAGAATATCCAGACATTCATACGACAGATAATTCAGTATTGGGATTTTATAAGGAAATGATTGCTTTACGGCAGCATTCTGAATTACATGAAGTGTTGACAAAAGGAGCGATTGATTTTATCTCAGAAGTTCCTGAAAATGTGATTGCTTATACACGTGAGTGGAAGAATGAAAAAATTTATGTATTAACGAATTTAGGCGTTAACAAAGAAAAGGTAAATTTGCCTAAAGCGATTGAAAAGTTATATTTAGTGACTCATGACAATGTTGTTTCAGGACAAGAAATTACTCTTGCACCATATCAAAGCATTCTATTTAAGTAG
- a CDS encoding LacI family DNA-binding transcriptional regulator: MATIKDVAKRANLSVSTVSRYLNNHPYVSEERKKRIKEAMEELNYTPSSIATQLRSKKGTMVGILVSRITNPFFSYLVDAIEKQAKQQGYNVLIMQTYDDQTAEMKMLEMLKQQVITGLIMCSVEGDFKVIESYQEHGPIVFCNEKISEANIPSVVTNQSQATYEAIQFLIQKGYHKIAYCTGGTLTTKGHGKERTQGFERALLENSLPFKKEWVFQQVHTIADGRKVAQQLITLPKEQRPDAIFTNSDEVAMGVLESFKDGGYNIPEDIAIMGFDNQPVTSLLSVPLTTIEQPVEALGVEATKLLISLIEATNYQIDQSQLQLSLIQRASV; this comes from the coding sequence ATGGCTACGATTAAAGATGTCGCAAAACGAGCGAATTTATCTGTATCGACAGTCTCACGATACTTGAACAATCATCCATATGTTTCGGAAGAGCGTAAAAAACGTATTAAAGAAGCAATGGAAGAGCTAAATTATACGCCAAGTTCAATTGCCACTCAACTTCGTTCAAAAAAAGGAACGATGGTTGGTATTTTAGTTTCACGGATTACTAATCCATTTTTTTCATATTTAGTAGATGCAATCGAGAAACAAGCCAAGCAACAAGGTTATAATGTACTAATTATGCAAACGTATGATGATCAAACTGCTGAAATGAAAATGCTAGAAATGTTAAAACAACAAGTCATTACAGGTTTAATCATGTGTTCCGTTGAAGGAGACTTTAAAGTAATTGAAAGCTATCAAGAACATGGTCCGATTGTTTTTTGTAATGAGAAAATTTCAGAAGCAAATATTCCAAGCGTGGTAACGAATCAGTCGCAAGCCACTTATGAGGCGATACAATTTCTGATTCAAAAAGGTTATCATAAAATAGCGTATTGCACAGGTGGAACACTAACAACTAAAGGTCACGGAAAAGAAAGAACACAAGGCTTTGAACGAGCTTTATTAGAAAATTCGTTACCATTCAAAAAAGAATGGGTATTTCAACAAGTGCATACGATTGCAGATGGTCGTAAAGTAGCGCAGCAATTAATCACTTTGCCTAAAGAACAACGTCCAGATGCGATTTTTACCAATAGTGATGAGGTAGCAATGGGAGTATTAGAGTCTTTCAAAGATGGTGGTTATAATATACCTGAAGATATTGCGATTATGGGTTTTGATAATCAACCAGTTACTTCTTTGTTATCAGTGCCTTTAACGACAATTGAACAACCAGTCGAAGCTTTGGGTGTGGAAGCAACCAAATTATTAATTTCCCTGATTGAAGCAACAAATTATCAAATTGATCAGTCGCAATTACAATTATCATTAATTCAACGAGCATCCGTTTAA
- the gtfA gene encoding sucrose phosphorylase, with amino-acid sequence MKIKNEAMLITYADSLGKNMGELKQVLDKHLQGVIGGVHLLPFFPSTGDRGFAPSDYTTVDPALGTWEDVEALGEDYYLMFDFMINHISRESKFFQDFKKNHEQSPYKEMFIRIHEFFPENRPTQEDIDLIYKRKDKAPFQTVEFADGTKEEVWNTFGEEQIDLDVTKEVVKEFIRETIKDMASHGCSLIRLDAFAYAIKKLDTNDFFVEPDIWELLDEVRQEAAKYDVELLPEIHEHYSIQMKIANHDYYIYDFALPMVTLYSLYSGKSERLAHWLKMSPMKQFTTLDTHDGIGVVDARDLLTDEELDYTSEELYKVGANVKKVYSSANYNNLDIYQINSTYYSALGDNDRSYLLARAIQVFAPGIPQIYYVGLLAGKNDIELLEATKEGRNINRHYYDLAEIEEEVQRPVIQQLFALLKFRNESPAFDLDGTIEVATPSESEIVITRKNKNGRDSATLTANLDTKEFIIESKNIKILKQ; translated from the coding sequence ATGAAAATTAAAAACGAAGCAATGCTTATCACCTATGCAGATAGTTTAGGAAAAAACATGGGCGAATTAAAGCAAGTCTTAGACAAACATTTACAAGGTGTTATTGGTGGTGTCCATTTGTTACCATTTTTCCCATCGACAGGTGACCGAGGCTTTGCACCGAGTGATTATACGACAGTTGATCCAGCTCTTGGAACATGGGAAGATGTTGAAGCATTAGGTGAAGACTATTATTTGATGTTTGATTTTATGATTAATCACATTTCTCGTGAATCGAAATTTTTCCAAGATTTCAAAAAAAATCATGAGCAGTCACCGTACAAAGAAATGTTTATTCGTATTCATGAATTTTTCCCAGAAAATCGACCAACGCAAGAAGACATCGATTTAATCTACAAGCGTAAAGACAAAGCGCCATTTCAAACGGTAGAATTTGCAGATGGTACGAAAGAAGAAGTCTGGAATACCTTTGGCGAAGAACAAATTGATTTAGACGTGACCAAAGAAGTTGTAAAAGAATTTATTCGAGAAACTATCAAAGATATGGCAAGTCATGGCTGTTCTTTAATTCGATTAGATGCTTTTGCTTATGCGATTAAAAAATTAGATACCAATGATTTCTTCGTGGAACCAGATATTTGGGAACTTTTAGACGAAGTACGTCAAGAAGCAGCGAAATATGACGTCGAATTATTACCAGAAATCCATGAGCATTATTCCATTCAAATGAAAATTGCCAATCATGATTATTATATCTATGACTTTGCCTTGCCAATGGTGACTTTGTATTCACTTTATAGTGGAAAATCAGAACGCTTAGCCCATTGGTTGAAAATGAGTCCGATGAAGCAGTTTACGACATTGGATACGCATGATGGAATTGGTGTTGTGGACGCTCGTGATTTATTAACAGATGAAGAATTGGATTACACCTCTGAGGAATTGTATAAAGTCGGGGCGAATGTGAAGAAGGTCTATTCAAGTGCCAATTACAATAATTTAGATATTTATCAAATTAACAGCACCTATTATAGTGCATTAGGCGATAATGACCGTAGCTATCTTTTAGCACGTGCGATTCAAGTATTTGCGCCAGGAATTCCACAAATTTATTACGTTGGTTTATTAGCAGGCAAAAATGATATTGAACTGTTGGAAGCAACGAAAGAAGGGCGTAATATTAATCGTCATTACTATGATTTAGCCGAAATTGAAGAAGAAGTGCAACGTCCAGTGATTCAACAATTATTTGCTCTTTTGAAATTTAGAAATGAATCTCCGGCGTTTGATTTGGATGGAACGATTGAAGTAGCAACACCATCAGAATCAGAAATAGTGATTACACGTAAAAATAAAAACGGTCGTGATAGTGCAACATTAACGGCTAACTTGGATACGAAAGAATTTATCATTGAGTCTAAAAATATAAAAATTTTGAAACAATAA
- a CDS encoding helix-turn-helix domain-containing protein: protein MFALHGSVRLKRDILEILENNTEYISTKEITELLGYPSFNSVKQACTELKQQFEQLYTKEEAEFLIKVSGGIKLVRNGVNIQRLAQQLLVNDIVYPLLSVLFIQRTTSTDLFLEEHFISRTALYNRTRILNTILHHYGLHISLSSRISINGEESRIRMFGYIFLFIAHRMFKHYPNHEYQEDLEQVTADIFEYLDIPLTINQKQMLTLLTLVNHLGVIHEQFLTPDNLLLQHLSSVTYPDKPPFLTTWSTSDWQFYVAFLYIYNLVETKYDSHLLLKNELLFEKEIDSWLLLFEEYFFSLYESEKEPARVLLDKHLICAMNFPFEEELLDNFKGVNEYTVREQFPEFMELFDLFWQKVSNKEMIYQQSEYVRRMSLLTAIKLIDFERMKPKITIYVFSDVSELHKHYFQVRLKNNLSNYSLSFVDDYREAELIISTIEFLEQLTEQQKLLQVRINFPVLDMLLVEQAIREITANLCTEDT from the coding sequence ATGTTCGCGTTACACGGCAGCGTTCGGCTCAAACGAGACATCCTCGAAATTTTAGAAAATAATACAGAATATATCTCTACCAAAGAAATCACTGAACTGTTAGGTTATCCGTCCTTTAACAGTGTCAAACAAGCATGCACAGAACTAAAGCAACAATTTGAACAGTTATATACAAAAGAAGAAGCTGAATTTCTTATCAAGGTATCTGGTGGTATTAAACTCGTTCGTAATGGTGTCAATATCCAGCGTTTAGCTCAACAATTATTAGTCAACGATATTGTTTATCCTTTGTTATCGGTTTTGTTCATCCAGCGCACAACTTCAACAGATTTATTTTTAGAAGAACACTTTATATCCAGAACTGCACTTTATAATCGAACACGAATCTTAAATACGATTTTGCATCATTATGGTCTGCATATTTCTCTTTCCAGTCGCATCAGTATTAACGGCGAAGAAAGCCGAATTCGAATGTTTGGTTATATTTTTTTGTTCATTGCACATCGAATGTTTAAACATTATCCAAATCACGAATATCAAGAAGATTTGGAACAAGTCACTGCTGATATTTTTGAGTATCTTGACATCCCGCTTACCATTAATCAAAAACAAATGCTGACATTATTAACTCTGGTGAACCATCTTGGCGTAATCCATGAACAGTTTCTTACACCAGATAATTTATTATTACAACATTTAAGCTCTGTCACTTACCCAGATAAACCGCCTTTTTTAACTACTTGGTCGACTTCTGATTGGCAATTTTATGTTGCTTTTTTGTATATCTATAATTTAGTTGAAACAAAATATGACAGCCATCTTTTGTTAAAAAATGAACTTTTATTTGAAAAAGAAATTGATTCTTGGTTACTATTATTTGAAGAATATTTCTTTTCTTTATATGAGTCAGAAAAAGAACCGGCACGTGTTTTATTAGATAAACATTTAATTTGTGCGATGAATTTTCCTTTTGAAGAAGAATTGTTGGATAATTTTAAAGGCGTCAATGAATATACGGTCCGTGAGCAATTCCCCGAATTTATGGAGCTTTTTGATTTATTTTGGCAAAAAGTATCAAATAAAGAAATGATTTATCAGCAATCGGAATATGTTCGTCGCATGTCGTTATTAACTGCAATTAAGCTGATTGATTTTGAACGTATGAAACCTAAAATTACTATTTATGTTTTTTCAGATGTTAGCGAATTACATAAACATTATTTTCAAGTTCGTTTGAAAAATAATTTATCCAATTATTCACTAAGTTTTGTCGATGATTATCGAGAAGCAGAGCTCATCATAAGTACCATTGAATTTTTAGAACAGCTTACTGAACAACAAAAACTCTTACAAGTTCGGATTAACTTTCCTGTCCTTGATATGCTGTTAGTTGAACAAGCCATCCGAGAAATAACGGCTAATCTATGCACAGAAGACACATAA
- a CDS encoding PTS transporter subunit EIIC, with translation MATDYKKIGEEILEVVGKDNILTITHCATRLRLEVKNRAVIDDKKIEQIDQVKGVFFNAGQYQIILGTGTVNKVYDSIIQNDKEIGNKQADLAEVKKEGNPIKRGIRTLADIFIPIIPGIVATGLFLGLKGVVLNEAFLELFGTSADNIPEYILTLMSVLTDTVFAFLPALICWSAFKKFGGTPIIGFVIGLMLVSPMLPNAYAVADINSGVEPLIAFGFIPIVGYQGSVLTALVIGIVGATFEKFLRKRMPDSLDLMFTPFFVIAGMMLMGLLVLGPLLHFIEDGLVYVVEGLIHVPLGIGGLIIGFIYPLAVMTGMHHLFIMIETTLLASTGFNPLITLCAMYGFANAAVCFAISIKAKNKNVKVIGTSAGITQLLGVSEPALFGITLRYGTKPLIVMLACSALGGAILSMLGIQANSYGLAVILSPLMYIYDSYQLFSYVAVGIATFVVAFICTYFFAVPQEVMNAE, from the coding sequence ATGGCGACAGATTATAAAAAAATTGGTGAAGAAATTTTAGAAGTAGTTGGAAAAGATAATATTTTAACGATTACCCATTGTGCAACACGTTTACGTTTAGAGGTAAAGAATCGTGCAGTAATTGATGATAAAAAAATTGAACAAATTGACCAAGTAAAAGGTGTATTTTTTAATGCCGGACAATATCAAATTATATTAGGGACAGGAACTGTCAATAAAGTTTATGATTCCATTATTCAAAATGATAAAGAAATTGGGAATAAACAAGCAGATTTAGCTGAAGTGAAAAAAGAAGGTAATCCCATTAAGCGTGGTATTCGGACGTTAGCAGATATTTTTATTCCAATTATTCCGGGGATTGTGGCAACAGGTTTATTTTTAGGGCTAAAGGGTGTCGTCTTAAATGAGGCATTTTTAGAATTATTTGGAACATCAGCGGATAATATTCCTGAATATATTTTAACATTGATGAGTGTCTTAACTGATACAGTCTTTGCGTTTTTACCAGCGTTGATTTGTTGGTCAGCTTTTAAGAAATTTGGTGGGACACCGATTATTGGCTTTGTTATTGGTTTAATGCTTGTTTCACCGATGCTTCCAAATGCCTATGCTGTAGCGGATATTAATAGTGGTGTTGAACCATTGATTGCTTTTGGGTTTATTCCAATTGTTGGATATCAAGGAAGTGTACTAACTGCTTTAGTGATCGGAATAGTAGGTGCAACTTTTGAGAAATTCTTACGTAAACGTATGCCAGACTCCTTAGATTTAATGTTTACACCGTTCTTTGTTATTGCTGGTATGATGCTAATGGGACTGTTAGTGTTGGGACCCTTGTTGCATTTTATAGAAGATGGTTTAGTTTACGTAGTTGAAGGATTAATCCATGTACCATTAGGTATAGGTGGCTTAATTATTGGATTTATTTATCCATTAGCTGTTATGACAGGTATGCATCATTTATTTATTATGATTGAAACGACTTTGTTAGCATCGACAGGGTTTAATCCTTTAATTACATTGTGTGCAATGTATGGTTTTGCAAATGCTGCCGTTTGTTTTGCCATTAGTATTAAAGCGAAAAACAAAAATGTTAAAGTTATTGGTACCAGTGCGGGTATTACTCAATTACTAGGTGTTAGTGAACCAGCATTATTCGGAATTACCTTACGTTATGGAACAAAACCTTTAATTGTTATGTTAGCTTGCTCAGCACTTGGTGGAGCAATATTATCAATGCTAGGTATTCAAGCAAATTCTTATGGATTAGCAGTTATTTTGTCACCATTAATGTATATTTATGATTCTTATCAATTATTTAGTTACGTAGCTGTAGGAATTGCTACATTTGTAGTTGCTTTCATTTGTACGTATTTCTTCGCTGTTCCTCAAGAAGTAATGAATGCAGAATAA